From the genome of Candidatus Electrothrix communis, one region includes:
- the vapB gene encoding type II toxin-antitoxin system VapB family antitoxin — protein MNCARTKIFKSNRSQAVRLPKSVAFPESIKDVEIIAIGNKRIIAPADQSWDDWFDAPGVSDDFMEQGREQPDDQIRETL, from the coding sequence ATGAATTGCGCTCGAACCAAAATATTTAAAAGCAACAGAAGCCAGGCAGTCCGCCTGCCAAAGTCTGTTGCTTTTCCCGAATCAATTAAAGATGTTGAGATTATAGCTATCGGCAACAAACGTATAATTGCTCCGGCAGATCAATCCTGGGACGACTGGTTTGATGCACCGGGAGTTTCCGACGATTTCATGGAACAAGGACGGGAACAGCCCGATGATCAAATCCGGGAAACCCTGTAA
- the vapC gene encoding tRNA(fMet)-specific endonuclease VapC: protein MLKYMLDTNIVMYAMKNRPQQIRSCFKKHQGQMCISTVTLGELIFGAERSQQVERNLVDIEAMVARMEVLPLDNQATYHFGQIRSELCRIGQPIGPYDMMIAGHARSSGLILVANNIKVFERVPGLRLENWVKSDC from the coding sequence ATGCTGAAGTATATGCTGGACACCAATATCGTTATGTATGCGATGAAAAATCGTCCGCAACAGATCCGGAGCTGTTTTAAAAAACATCAGGGACAAATGTGTATTTCCACCGTCACCCTTGGCGAGCTGATTTTCGGAGCAGAGCGTTCTCAGCAGGTGGAACGCAACCTTGTGGATATTGAAGCAATGGTCGCCCGGATGGAGGTGCTCCCCTTGGACAATCAAGCCACCTACCATTTCGGCCAGATACGGTCGGAGCTGTGTCGAATCGGTCAGCCCATAGGACCGTATGACATGATGATTGCCGGTCATGCCCGATCATCGGGACTCATCCTGGTGGCCAATAATATCAAGGTATTTGAACGTGTTCCTGGACTACGCCTTGAGAACTGGGTTAAGTCGGATTGCTGA
- a CDS encoding type II toxin-antitoxin system Phd/YefM family antitoxin, whose amino-acid sequence MARTRSILTDVSAGISELKKNPMAVLQQGHGAPVVILNHDEPAFYAVPAEMYERLMDRLDDIELTEIVREREGQPEIKVDIDAWFDAPGVSDNFIEQGREQPDDQIGPYV is encoded by the coding sequence ATGGCTCGAACACGTTCAATCCTGACTGATGTCAGTGCCGGAATATCAGAACTGAAAAAAAATCCTATGGCTGTCCTGCAACAGGGCCACGGTGCCCCGGTTGTTATCCTCAATCACGACGAACCCGCATTCTATGCAGTTCCTGCCGAGATGTATGAACGGCTGATGGACAGATTGGATGACATTGAACTTACCGAAATTGTCCGGGAGCGGGAAGGTCAACCCGAAATTAAGGTGGATATTGATGCTTGGTTTGATGCACCGGGAGTTTCCGACAATTTCATAGAGCAAGGGCGGGAGCAGCCCGATGATCAGATAGGGCCGTATGTTTAA